The Brassica napus cultivar Da-Ae chromosome C7, Da-Ae, whole genome shotgun sequence genome has a segment encoding these proteins:
- the LOC106442489 gene encoding uncharacterized protein LOC106442489, which yields MKFGCILETRVKEKKAEKILSSEFRDWSAITNYEHSGGGRIWLLWRERVCMTPVFKTDQLITCSVVLQDEEEFLCSFVYASNEVEGRKVLWEDLCHHSNSPMFRNKAWMIMGDFNEILEGDEHSGFSNLASLPNGMGDFQQMVLHCQLSDMGYQGPKLTWCNKREEGLICKKLDRVLLNDVALHRFTGAYSVFEPGGCSDHMRCKIQLIQPKEKIQRPFKYVNAIGRLPNFLPMIHAYWDSTEKMFHSTSAMYRFSKKLKNLKPLIRDLGREKLGNLSKISEEAHVILCEKQKLTLSAPSTEAIQEEAEAYEKWLHVAELEEDFLKQKSKLHWLEVGDQNNMNFYNSIRTRQAQNTMREIKCPDGSVAKSHSEIKTEAERGLEAEVSAEEVKGVLFAMPSYKSPGPDGFSSEFYKTAWSVIGEDFRVAVQSVFKMSFLPKGVNSTILALIPKKTKALEMRDYRPIACCNMIYKVVSKILANRLKVILPRIILANQSAFVKGRLFMENVLLASEIVKDYHKDSISPRCAMKLDISKAFDSVQWYFLLNCLAVMGFPSKFIHWIRLCVTSPSFSVQVNGDLAGYFQTARDKKFALHPGCQSIALTHLCFADDLMVYVEGTKESVEGVLLVFDEFAVWSGLSISLEKSTIYLAGTAEGEKRRILTDFPFAEGELPVRYLGLPLLTQAMKNKTIYLSLRRSEVVFPPGRAIFSSMRAGAFRLPSSCIKEIEQLCSAFLWTGPQLKSTGAKVAWTEVCKPKSEGGLGIRPLKEVNQVYGLKLIWRMFTGKSLWGKWIQTKLLKTKSFWEISGKTQAGSWIWRKILKLREVAKSFHTKAVGNGRHTSFWYDKWSGLSVLSDLLGDRGTIVMGIRKAATVEDAFQSLQRKRRHRGSVPNDIVKELEIIKAKQLNDAEDVDLWRWSSGFKPKFSTRETWTLLREPTAQCPWERSVWFPQATPKFSFMTWIAMRDKLSTMDRVASWSQGVDTTCVLCKSVPETRNHLFFECSFSSKIWDHLTKGILQHSYTQDWAGIVGLVSDSRMVKKKLFCLRYAFQAALYTLWRERNKRRHGEQGTPIQVLKKLLDKAVRNKLSIVQTKDLKGLDGLLQFWFETRM from the exons ATGAAGTTTGGATGTATATTGGAGACTAGGGTAAAGGAAAAGAAAGCCGAGAAGATATTGAGTTCAGAGTTTAGAGATTGGTCTGCTATAACTAACTACGAGCATAGCGGAGGAGGTCGGATCTGGCTGCTCTGGAGGGAAAGAGTTTGTATGACTCCGGTTTTCAAAACGGATCAACTGATCACTTGTTCTGTTGTGTTACAAGATGAGGAGGAGTTCTTATGCTCTTTTGTATACGCAAGCAATGAGGTAGAAGGTAGGAAGGTGCTGTGGGAAGATCTTTGTCATCACTCTAACTCACCCATGTTTCGCAACAAAGCGTGGATGATTATGGGAGATTTCAACGAAATTCTTGAAGGAGATGAGCATTCTGGGTTCTCAAATCTGGCAAGTCTACCGAATGGCATGGGAGATTTTCAGCAGATGGTACTCCACTGTCAACTCTCTGATATGGGTTACCAAGGTCCGAAGCTCACTTGGTGTaacaagagagaagaaggaCTAATCTGTAAGAAACTCGACCGGGTATTGTTAAATGATGTGGCGCTGCACAGATTCACTGGCGCTTACTCCGTGTTCGAACCGGGAGGTTGTTCTGATCACATGAGATGTAAGATTCAGCTGATTCAGCCTAAGGAGAAAATTCAGCGGCCTTTCAAATACGTCAATGCCATAGGGAGACTACCCAACTTTCTTCCTATGATACATGCATATTGGGACTCGACTGAGAAGATGTTTCACTCCACATCGGCAATGTATCGTTTTTCAAAGAAGCTTAAGAACCTGAAGCCTCTTATCAGGGATCTAGGCAGAGAGAAGCTTGGTAACCTCTCCAAAATATCGGAAGAAGCACATGTCATCCTCTGTGAGAAGCAGAAGCTAACCTTATCTGCTCCTAGTACCGAGGCGATCCAGGAGGAAGCAGAGGCTTATGAGAAGTGGCTTCATGTAGCGGAGTTAGAGGAGGATTTCCTAAAGCAGAAATCTAAACTGCATTGGTTGGAGGTGGGAGACCAGAACAATATGAACTTCTATAACTCCATTCGAACAAGACAAGCACAAAACACCATGCGGGAGATCAAGTGCCCTGATGGAAGTGTGGCTAAAAGTCATTCCGAGATCAAGACTGAGGCAGAAAG AGGATTGGAGGCGGAGGTCTCAGCGGAGGAGGTCAAGGGGGTGCTGTTCGCTATGCCCTCTTATAAATCCCCAGGTCCTGACGGCTTCTCCAGTGAATTTTACAAGACTGCTTGGTCTGTGATAGGTGAGGACTTTAGAGTTGCAGTCCAATCTGTGTTCAAGATGAGTTTCCTCCCCAAAGGAGTTAACTCAACCATCCTAGCCCTTATACCCAAGAAGACAAAGGCTTTGGAGATGAGGGACTATAGACCCATTGCGTGTTGCAATATGATCTATAAAGTAGTGTCGAAAATCCTTGCTAATCGTCTCAAGGTAATTCTCCCGAGGATAATTCTAGCCAACCAGTCTGCGTTTGTGAAAGGAAGGCTATTTATGGAAAATGTACTACTGGCCTCTGAGATTGTGAAAGATTACCACAAGGATTCGATCTCCCCACGGTGTGCGATGAAACTCGACATTTCAAAGGCTTTTGACTCCGTCCAATGGTATTTTCTTCTCAACTGTCTAGCTGTAATGGGGTTCCCTAGCAAGTTTATCCACTGGATCAGGCTATGCGTCACCTCCCCTTCGTTCTCGGTTCAAGTTAATGGCGATCTTGCCGGGTACTTTCAAA cTGCAAGAGATAAGAAGTTTGCCCTTCACCCCGGCTGTCAGTCCATTGCTCTCACACACCTTTGTTTCGCTGACGACCTCATGGTGTACGTAGAAGGGACCAAGGAGTCAGTAGAAGGAGTACTCTTGGTATTTGACGAGTTCGCAGTATGGTCGGGCCTTTCTATCAGCCTGGAAAAATCTACTATCTACTTGGCAGGCActgcagaaggggaaaagcgaaGGATCTTGACAGATTTCCCTTTTGCGGAGGGAGAGCTCCCTGTTCGGTATTTGGGTCTTCCTCTTCTAACTCAAGCTATGAAAAACAAGACTATCTACCTCTCCTTGAGAAGATCAGAGGTCGTATTTCCACCTGGACGAGCCATTTTCTCTTCTATGCGGGCCG GTGCATTTCGACTCCCAAGCAGTTGCATCAAGGAGATAGAGCAGCTATGCTCTGCGTTCCTTTGGACTGGGCCGCAGTTGAAGTCCACAGGTGCAAAAGTCGCATGGACAGAGGTCTGTAAGCCTAAGTCTGAAGGTGGGTTGGGGATCAGACCTCTAAAAGAAGTGAATCAGGTCTATGGTTTGAAGCTCATATGGAGAATGTTCACGGGTAAGTCTCTTTGGGGCAAATGGATTCAAACCAAGCTTCTAAAAACGAAAAGTTTCTGGGAGATCAGTGGGAAAACCCAAGCTGGATCTTGGATATGGAGGAAGATACTGAAGTTGAGAGAGGTGGCAAAGAGTTTTCACACGAAGGCAGTGGGTAATGGTCGACATACCTCATTCTGGTATGACAAGTGGTCTGGTTTGAGCGTGTTGTCTGATTTATTGGGTGATCGAGGCACAATTGTTATGGGAATTAGGAAAGCAGCCACAGTGGAGGATGCCTTTCAGTCACTACAGAGGAAAAGACGACATCGTGGATCCGTCCCCAATGACATTGTTAAGGAATTGGAGATTATCAAAGCAAAGCAACTGAATGACGCGGAGGATGTTGATCTGTGGAGGTGGAGCTCAGGGTTTAAACCAAAGTTCTCAACCCGCGAGACTTGGACGCTATTGAGAGAGCCTACTGCACAATGCCCTTGGGAGAGGAGTGTTTGGTTCCCTCAGGCCACTCCAAAGTTCTCCTTCATGACTTGGATTGCGATGAGAGACAAGCTATCTACAATGGATCGTGTAGCTAGTTGGAGTCAAGGAGTAGATACCACATGTGTCCTGTGCAAATCTGTTCCTGAAACGAGAaaccatctcttctttgagtgtaGTTTCTCCTCGAAGATATGGGATCACCTTACTAAAGGGATACTTCAACACTCTTACACTCAGGACTGGGCGGGTATTGTAGGGCTGGTCTCTGACTCGAGAATGGTAAAGAAGAAGCTCTTCTGTCTTCGATATGCATTCCAAGCGGCTCTATACACGCTTTGGAGAGAGCGTAACAAGCGGAGACATGGAGAACAGGGGACGCCTATACAAGTCTTGAAAAAACTGTTGGATAAAGCCGTCCGCAATAAGCTCAGCATTGTACAGACTAAAGACCTGAAGGGACTAGATGGTCTTCTTCAATTCTGGTTTGAGACTagaatgtaa